A stretch of DNA from Macrotis lagotis isolate mMagLag1 chromosome X, bilby.v1.9.chrom.fasta, whole genome shotgun sequence:
GTAACCCTGCTAAATTCCAGTTCTGATGATCATCATCCCTTTCTCAGGCCAATTTCCCCACTTATTTTGTAAAGTTCAGTGACTCTAGACCAAACAGAAAATCCTTtgattgacttttaaagtccttcctaaCCTGACCCTACTTGTCCAGTCTTCTTGTACTTTGCTTCCTTTCACATAGTCTGCAGTCTAATCACACTGGCCTCCTTTATGTTCCTTACATATAATACATGACTCACTTGGAGGCTctggcattttcactgactgtttcCATACCTGAAATGTTCTCCCCTCTCATCTCAAGACTCCTCACTTCCTGAGATACCTTCAAGCCTTCACTAAAGTCCCACCTtttgcaaaaggaaaacaaaaaaaagtaacaacCCAAAAACCTTTCACGATCCTCCTTGATTTTAGTATCTTACGTCtaagattatctccagtttaccctgtctttgaatccccagtgcttaacacaatgtCTACCATatggtagacacttaataaagaaATGCTAgctgaataaaattttaatctaTGGCTATGCTTTGTCTACACATGATTATAGCAGGTGTCAAACATTCTGTTGATGTAAGTCCTCTACTTCTAGACATAACTGTCTAGATTCtcgtgaaagagaaaaaagtcttaTGGAAGAAAAGGGTTTTCTTGGTCAATCTTAAGAAGAAGGAAGgcataaataacaaaaacaataacaaaaaacctTACATAAACAATTTCTAATTGGCTGCAAAAATTTAAACTGATTTTAGGAGGGAGGAATGAGGGCTTAGCAATTCTTGGTAAAACTGATTATAAATACTAGGGAATTATTTGagtatttctatataatattttgCAATTCATGgcaaattttatttgtgtgtgtgtgtacacacaggacaaggaaagaaaattgaaattaaaggaaagaaaataaagatcatTAGAAAGATATtcaaaacaagattttttttaaaaaatagaatttaaataaaagcaaaagatctGTCATATATTTTTGAGTCTTTTCAGtcttgtctaactctttgtgacatcatttgaggtttttttggacAGCAATATTGAGgtgatttgacatttctttctccaagtcattttacttatgaggaaactTGAAGCCACcatggttaagtgacatgtccagggtcacacagtaagtatctagagctggatttgaactcaggtcttctgactccagacctagggctttatccactacactacttACCTGCCCATGAagatatgtaaaagaaaatagagaaaatggaaagatcaTTTGGAAAGAATGAGGGAAAGCAGCTGACCAGATTTTGCTGGAATATAAATTCACAGATTTTAACTCAAAGagtgacatcatcatcattattattgttattgttattattattattatgagatgGAAAAATGCTACTTAAAGTTATAACTAGATTAAGTCCAGGTCAACACAGTAATCCTTCATGTAGAACAGACAACAAAACTTGCCCTTAgctccaattatatataaaaattgtttGTTATTGTTCCAAACTAGCTGAGTAATTATTCAACCTCCTAATTCGATTTGACTGTAGTtttgatataagaaataaaagttctttgtttcttttaaagataGGATAATGTGTCATATTATTGCTTCTATGAATTGAATAGCATTGGATATTTCAGTTTGAAActtgcttttaaaattaaaaattgcattataaatgaattgtttttatGTCTGTTTTGCTTTCATCAGAAACAAAAGATATTTGACCTAAAATATTTAACTATTGTTGTTTTATCTAAGAGGTAATCTGACTTTCTGATAGTTTGAAATCTTTAACTGTAGCTTGAATTAACCTTTTCAAGATGAATGGCTTCATTGCTAATGTAGAAAGGTGAGTGTATAATAAATTTTAACATCGCTAATCATCTTTGTATTATGCAGTTGGCTGGGGAACAGACCAGGGAATTGGAGGATTTGGAGAGGAGCCAGGAATTAAATCACAGCTAATGAACCTTATTCGATCAGTACGAACAGTTATGAGAGGTAAGGAGAAGAAACAgtttaactattttattataCCCTGCCCTATAAAGTAttaattctttgttttgatttgagGAGCATAGACTTCTTTCTTTATATGATAGACTCTTGCTTCCTTTTTATAGTGGAGTCTTTTGTATTACAATCTGAGAAGTATTTAGTATCAGCTCCTTGTTTTGTCACAAAatcattgggcaagtcactttatgtTTTAGagacaatttcctcatctttaaagtaaaaatattgcATTACCTagcttttaagatttttgtgaggATTCTGCTTTATAAACAAgtgctatttaaaaataaatattgtttatttagctgtttttttttcttgtcttagaAGAAGTTTAATGTAAGTAAGCTATGCTTTTTCAGACTTAGGCCAAAATTTAGCAATTAATATTCTtgccttttaaaagtttttagagCCAGTTTAGAGGCATAGAAATTTGCAGTCCTTTAGTTCTGTtgaaaactatgagaaaaaaaagcTTACAAGCTCCAGATTTAAATATGTTGCAAGCCAGgacctttggaattattttagttTTGATGTCTAGTGGGCAGAACTTAAGTATTGAAATGTTAAATCTAACATTTAGTgcaaaatttttgagttccatatacTAGGGGATGTTAATTAACTTTTATTTCCTCCAGATTATTTACATGTACAGTCATTATTCATTGAAGAATATTCCTTCTTATTTTCCAAACATCTTTTGTTTATATTAAcaaataattgtttttgtttgttttgcagtGCCATTGATAATAGTAAATTCAATTGCAATTGTGTTACTTTTATTGTTTGGATGAACTTCAGtgatgaaacaaaaaaatggagaacCAGAAGTGGAGAAATCAGCAGAAGCCATCACTTCAGTCCTTATTGGAATGTGTAGCTTAGCTGGCCAAGTTTGCACTTGAAGTAAACAACAAAGCTGACAATAAAACAACAGTTTCTATTTATCCGATATTTTATTGTTCCTCTTGCTGTTTCATTACAAAAGACCAGATCTTTGGAGCAGGACTGGTTCAGATTTGTTCACTGATTTAATAATAACCCATGCTATCTTAATGATTGTTAAAAGGGTACCAAATTGTTTTTTGGTTTCAATTTTTCACTTCTCAGGGATGAATTTCTTTCTAGAATATTTTCCAGTGACAAAGCTGTTATTGAGAAGAGGGTCCTTCACCCAagctaaatttcaatttttttttaataattaaagcaTGTTGAATTCTGCCCCTTGTAATTTGGgtctttttaattgtttataattCATTTGGCAGAACTTATTTTTAgtcaaaaaaagagtttttaaataGTAGTAATTTTGATTGTATATTGTTTCTATTGTCAGCGattaaaagaaaatctcaaatatgtAATATCTAAGTCAATCCAGCTGTGATAATGTCAGTGAGTATTCCAGTTAAAGaagcaaataattttaattgtcCAATTTGCTGGCAAATATGTctcataaatttttttatatagtattttaccAGGTTGATGAAATCAGAACAaagtttgtatatttttttccacTGGTAGAAAAATACTGTACCCTTTTTACAACAGTGATTTAATAAAtaccaaaattaattttcattctgACAGGACTTATCACTTGTATTCTAAACAATCAGTTCTGGATTCTTTACAATATAAAAAACAGATTTATCATGAATTAAGGGCTGTCTAAAAAAcccaatttttgtcatttttcttttttttataatatacCAAGTAGTATACCAAGATATTCTTAACCCTTCCTTCCTCTTGAATAAGAGTACATTTCTTCTGGGTaaagtgtttttgtttgtttggggggaAAGACTGTTTTTGCATTATTTCTTGTACCCTCTTGTGAAGTCTAACTCAATCCAAAATATGATTCTGCTTCTCCTGAGGAGTTTTATACCAAAAACAATTTTATACAGATAGAAATCATGTATGaatgatttgggggaaaattatcagttacagtattttaaaaaaatagaatttctttgtttttggagaaattttgtaaataaatttgaatttctaagttaagcatttgtttttttaacttagtATAAGCTGATCCAATCCAACAAACACTTgttaagaaaagacaaaatgaaaaacagtccctgcttcaagaagttcacattatcttggggggggggaatcatatGAAAacagatgtgtgtatatatatgtgtgtgtggtaaTTTGAGAAGGTTTTATACCTAGAAATATAGGAATGGCTTTCATAGAAGACAGCATGTAGAAGGTTTCATCCTTAGATGAAGCTAGAAATTCAAGAGGCTGAAGTGAAGAAATACAAGCAAGGCATGGGAGACGGTCTTTGCAAGAGCAGGAAAATGAGAGATGGGCTGCCAGGTTCAGAGAATCATAAATAGGTCAGTATAGAGATAGAATCAACAGCACTTGGCAAATGATAGAATGAGGGCGGGGGGGAGAAAGAAGTGAGAATAACTGAGGTTGCAAACCTGAGTGAATAGATGGTGGTGCCctcagaaatagggaaatttggaggaGGGGTGAGTTTAAGAGGGAATGTTTTTGGATTTGTGAGACATGAAAGGAGGAGATCCAGTAAAGAGAATTGTGAAATAGACTGATTATATAGaaagagaatcaagagaacagTGTCATAAAAACTTAGGGAAGAAAATGCAGGTAAAAGAGGTAGCCAACAATGTGAATTGCCGCAGAGatattaaaaaaggagaaatgagaaaagggcATTTGTTTAGTAATTAAGATATTCATAATTGGTAATATTATGGATGACAGTTTTAGTTGCATAGTGGAATCAGAAGGAAAATTGCAAGAAactgaggagaaggaagagaggaaggtaaGACAAAAGTGTAGATATCCTTTTGTTGATAAAGTAACCTTCAAAGTTGTACGTGacaattatttttaactttaaactGGAAGGCACACATTTTGTGGAACAACAACATCATGAAAAAGTTAGAAAAGAGCCAGGTAAGAGTATCTTTCCATAGCTAGCACCATGGCTAGGCGAAGAGTTATTTACAAGAGAAAGAGGCATTCACAAAATATAGATCATTTCAGTTGCCTATTATAAAACTTGCACAAAATATGCAACTAGGATAAAAAGAGAAGCAGGTAAGAAAAAGATTGTATGTTACTGTGTttataagtatgtgtgtgtgagataaACAACCAAGGGATATTCCTGAATGGATGTGATCAAAGATATTCCAACAATTTTTCAACCAACAGTTCCcaaaagaattgtaaactatTAAACATATAAAAGAATATTCTACTTCCTTAAAGagatgcaaatcaaaataactcaGGTTTCTCACCCAGTAAAAtggtaaagatgagaaaaatgaaatctgtTGGAGGAGTAGGTAGACCTATAAATTGGTCTagccattctagagaacaatttaaaGTAATTCtgagaaagtgactaaaatgtccatttATTCAATCCCATTGCATGGAATACATACTCAAggcttgaaaaagaaagaaaagtcttatATACTATAATCAATATAGTCATAGCAGACTATTTGTGAAAGttaagaactggaaactaagtaATAGGTTCCCACTGATTGGGAATACACTACAcaaatggtacatgaatattgtgGAACTGAAGCAGTGCCTATCCTAGGGCTCCCTCTCACTGATTAAAGTGCTCTTCCCTGATGCTCAAATGAAGTTAGAAGTTCAAGAAGTACATGCAAGGTATGGGAGACAGTCTTTAAAGAATGACACCCAGGAAATTCTCAATTTCCATTATGGCTTCTTTCCTGGACTTCATCATCTCTAGAAATAACGCATTTTTCAAGATAAAATCAACCTCGAAACACCTCAGATAATTTTCCACTTGGCTG
This window harbors:
- the IER3IP1 gene encoding immediate early response 3-interacting protein 1 codes for the protein MAFTLYSLLQAALLCVNAIAVLHEERFLKNIGWGTDQGIGGFGEEPGIKSQLMNLIRSVRTVMRVPLIIVNSIAIVLLLLFG